From one Rhodovulum sp. ES.010 genomic stretch:
- a CDS encoding ABC transporter ATP-binding protein, producing MELKHITLKFGGVVAIKDISFDIREGEIRAIIGPNGAGKSSMLNVISGFYTPTEGEVWFEGKRRPQMRPYKVAQQGIARTFQNIALFKGMSTLDNIMTGRITRMKAGLLSQALWRGKAEAEETENRAAVEKIIDFLEIQHIRKTPVGRLPYGLQKRVELGRALAAEPRLLLLDEPMAGMNVEEKEDMSRFILDVNDEFGTTIVLIEHDMGVVMDLSDRVVVMDYGKKIGDGTPDEVRNNKEVIDAYLGVTHE from the coding sequence ATGGAGTTGAAGCACATTACGCTGAAATTCGGGGGCGTGGTGGCGATCAAGGATATCAGCTTCGACATCCGCGAGGGCGAGATCCGCGCGATCATCGGGCCGAACGGGGCGGGCAAGTCCTCGATGCTGAACGTCATCTCCGGCTTCTACACGCCGACCGAGGGCGAGGTCTGGTTCGAGGGCAAGCGGCGCCCGCAGATGCGCCCCTACAAGGTCGCCCAGCAGGGCATCGCGCGGACCTTCCAGAACATCGCGCTGTTCAAGGGCATGTCGACGCTCGACAACATCATGACCGGGCGGATCACCCGGATGAAGGCGGGGCTTCTGAGCCAGGCGCTATGGAGGGGCAAGGCCGAGGCCGAGGAGACCGAGAACCGCGCCGCCGTCGAGAAGATCATCGACTTCCTGGAAATCCAGCACATCCGCAAGACGCCGGTGGGCCGCTTGCCCTATGGCCTTCAGAAGCGGGTGGAACTGGGCCGGGCGCTCGCCGCCGAGCCGCGGCTTCTGCTGCTGGACGAGCCGATGGCGGGTATGAATGTCGAGGAGAAGGAGGACATGTCCCGCTTCATCCTCGACGTGAACGACGAGTTCGGCACCACCATCGTGCTGATCGAGCACGACATGGGCGTGGTGATGGACCTGTCCGACCGCGTCGTCGTGATGGATTACGGCAAGAAGATCGGCGACGGCACGCCCGATGAGGTTCGCAACAACAAGGAAGTGATCGACGCCTATCTGGGGGTGACCCATGAGTGA
- a CDS encoding branched-chain amino acid ABC transporter permease, producing the protein MPDQFLYAIEVMINGLMAGVLYALVALGFVLIFKASGIFNYAQGVLALFAALTLVGLQEGQVPFAHLINATFGTEVHHFGWELPAIVAIVLTVGVMILLAIAIEKFILKHLVNQEPIILFMATIGLAYFLEGFGDIMWGSDIKTLDVGLPQGGSFWIEEKTAALGGEGFYGFFIDKLDIVAALVAAILVISLTLFSQYSKQGRALRAVADDHQAALSVGISLRFIWVLVWSIAGFVALVAGIMWGAKSGVQFSLSLIALKALPVLMLGGFTSIPGAIVGGLIIGVGEKLFEFTIGPMIGGATENWFAYVLALVFLVFRPQGLFGEKIIERV; encoded by the coding sequence ATGCCCGACCAGTTCCTGTATGCCATCGAGGTCATGATCAACGGGCTCATGGCCGGCGTGCTCTACGCGCTGGTCGCGCTGGGCTTCGTCCTGATCTTCAAGGCGTCGGGCATCTTCAACTACGCGCAAGGCGTGCTGGCGCTATTCGCCGCGCTCACGCTGGTCGGGCTGCAGGAGGGGCAGGTGCCCTTCGCGCATCTCATCAACGCGACCTTCGGCACGGAGGTGCACCATTTCGGCTGGGAACTGCCCGCCATCGTCGCGATCGTCCTGACCGTGGGCGTGATGATCCTGCTCGCCATCGCGATCGAGAAGTTCATCCTGAAACACTTGGTCAACCAGGAACCGATCATCCTATTCATGGCCACCATCGGGCTTGCCTATTTCCTGGAAGGCTTCGGCGATATCATGTGGGGGTCGGACATCAAGACGCTGGATGTCGGACTACCGCAGGGAGGCAGTTTCTGGATCGAGGAGAAAACCGCGGCGCTGGGCGGCGAGGGCTTCTACGGCTTCTTCATCGACAAGCTCGATATCGTGGCGGCGCTGGTCGCCGCGATCCTCGTGATCTCGCTGACGCTGTTCTCGCAGTACTCCAAGCAGGGTCGTGCGCTGAGGGCGGTGGCGGACGACCACCAGGCCGCGCTCAGCGTGGGGATCAGCCTTCGCTTCATCTGGGTGCTGGTCTGGTCCATCGCGGGGTTCGTCGCGTTGGTCGCGGGGATCATGTGGGGCGCGAAATCGGGGGTGCAGTTCTCGCTGTCGCTGATCGCGCTCAAGGCGCTGCCGGTTCTGATGCTCGGGGGGTTCACCTCGATCCCGGGCGCCATCGTCGGGGGGCTGATCATCGGGGTGGGCGAAAAGCTCTTCGAATTCACCATCGGGCCGATGATCGGCGGCGCCACCGAGAACTGGTTCGCCTATGTGCTCGCCCTAGTGTTCCTCGTGTTCAGGCCGCAGGGCCTGTTCGGGGAGAAGATCATCGAAAGGGTGTGA
- a CDS encoding branched-chain amino acid ABC transporter permease codes for MFYREAGDFKTSYVDDNQTFPIGFDRFRYYAVLVVAFAVIPFIIDDYWANAIFVPFLIYAIATIGLNILTGYCGQVSLGTGGFMAVGAYACYKLMTAFPDVSIVIHVILAGVITAGVGVIFGLPSLRIKGFYLAVATLAAQFFLVWLFNKVPWFYNYSASGQISAPERTVLGIAVTGPETTAWAKYLICLVFVVVLAWAARNMTRGTLGRSWMAIRDMDIAAEIIGVNPLKAKLTAFAVSSFYIGIAGALFFAVYLGAVEVGEAFGIQKSFLILFMVIIGGLGSIFGSFAGAAFLVLLPVLLKNALVGGLGWPTDLTAHLQLMIVGALIIVFLIAEPHGLAQLWRIAKEKLRLWPFPH; via the coding sequence ATGTTCTATCGCGAAGCCGGCGACTTCAAGACGTCCTACGTGGACGACAACCAGACGTTCCCGATCGGGTTCGACCGCTTCCGGTATTACGCGGTCCTCGTCGTCGCCTTCGCGGTCATCCCCTTCATCATCGACGATTACTGGGCCAACGCGATCTTCGTGCCTTTCCTGATCTACGCCATCGCGACGATCGGGTTGAACATTCTGACGGGGTATTGCGGGCAGGTGAGCCTGGGCACTGGCGGGTTCATGGCTGTGGGGGCCTATGCCTGCTACAAGCTGATGACGGCTTTTCCCGACGTGAGCATCGTGATCCACGTGATCCTGGCGGGGGTCATCACCGCGGGCGTCGGCGTGATCTTCGGGCTGCCCTCGCTCAGAATCAAGGGCTTCTACCTGGCGGTCGCGACGCTGGCCGCGCAATTCTTCCTGGTCTGGCTCTTCAACAAGGTGCCTTGGTTCTACAACTACTCGGCCTCGGGCCAGATCTCGGCGCCCGAGCGCACGGTTTTGGGCATCGCGGTCACCGGACCCGAGACGACGGCCTGGGCAAAATATCTCATCTGTCTCGTCTTCGTGGTGGTACTGGCCTGGGCCGCGCGGAACATGACGCGCGGTACGCTGGGCCGGTCCTGGATGGCGATCCGCGACATGGACATCGCCGCCGAGATCATCGGGGTGAACCCGCTGAAGGCCAAGCTGACCGCCTTCGCCGTATCGTCCTTCTATATCGGGATTGCCGGGGCGCTGTTCTTTGCCGTCTACCTGGGCGCGGTCGAGGTGGGCGAGGCATTTGGCATCCAGAAATCGTTCCTGATCCTTTTCATGGTGATCATCGGCGGGCTCGGCTCGATCTTCGGCAGTTTTGCCGGCGCGGCTTTCCTCGTGTTGCTGCCGGTCCTGCTGAAGAACGCGCTGGTGGGGGGGCTGGGCTGGCCCACGGACCTGACGGCGCATCTGCAGCTGATGATCGTGGGGGCGCTCATCATCGTCTTCCTGATTGCCGAGCCGCACGGGTTGGCCCAACTCTGGCGGATCGCCAAGGAGAAGCTCAGGCTTTGGCCGTTTCCGCACTAG
- a CDS encoding ABC transporter substrate-binding protein, producing MNLKLASAALGAVLAASPALADLVFPDLSYRTGPYAAGGVPFSDGYQDYFTLVNERDGGIGGVTARVIECETAYNTEKGVECYEATKGEGALIYQPLSTGITYQLIPKVSADGIPLHTMGYGRTSAANGKVFEWVFNYPANYWDAASVAIKYLLDENGGDLGDKKITLLYHNSAYGKEPIRTLEQLSEKHGYEFNAIPVDHPGQEQKSQWLQIRRERPDYVIMWGWGVMNQVAVQEAANIRFPMENFIGNWWAGAEHDVTPAGDAADGYKALNMNRISDYPVFDDIQEYVIDAGLAAGDGSNVGKVLYTRGMYAAMLAVEAAKTAQEIHGTPDITAAMMRDGMEALEMTEAKMEALGAPGIGPEFTVSCSDHGGSGMGIVQQWNASDGEWGALTDYIAPDDEIIQPLVEEDSMAFADENDIELRCD from the coding sequence ATGAACCTGAAACTGGCATCCGCGGCCCTCGGCGCGGTTTTGGCCGCAAGCCCGGCGCTGGCCGATCTCGTCTTTCCCGACCTCAGCTATCGCACCGGCCCTTACGCCGCGGGCGGCGTTCCGTTCTCGGACGGCTACCAGGATTACTTCACGCTGGTGAACGAGCGCGACGGCGGCATCGGCGGCGTGACGGCGCGCGTGATCGAGTGCGAAACCGCCTACAACACCGAGAAGGGCGTGGAGTGCTATGAGGCGACCAAGGGCGAGGGCGCGCTGATCTACCAGCCGCTGTCGACCGGCATCACCTACCAGCTGATCCCCAAGGTCTCGGCCGACGGCATTCCGCTCCACACCATGGGGTATGGCCGCACCTCGGCGGCGAACGGCAAGGTGTTCGAGTGGGTGTTCAACTACCCGGCCAACTACTGGGACGCGGCCTCGGTGGCGATCAAGTACCTGCTGGACGAGAACGGCGGCGATCTGGGCGACAAGAAGATCACGCTACTCTATCACAACTCCGCCTATGGCAAGGAGCCGATCCGGACGCTGGAGCAGCTTTCCGAAAAGCACGGCTACGAGTTCAACGCGATCCCGGTCGATCATCCCGGCCAGGAGCAGAAGTCCCAGTGGCTGCAGATCCGGCGTGAACGGCCGGACTACGTGATCATGTGGGGCTGGGGCGTGATGAACCAGGTCGCCGTGCAGGAGGCCGCCAACATCCGTTTCCCGATGGAGAACTTCATCGGCAACTGGTGGGCAGGGGCCGAGCATGACGTGACGCCCGCCGGGGACGCCGCCGATGGCTACAAGGCGCTGAACATGAACCGCATCTCCGATTACCCGGTCTTTGACGACATCCAGGAATACGTGATCGACGCGGGGCTTGCCGCCGGTGACGGCTCGAACGTGGGCAAGGTGCTCTATACCCGCGGGATGTATGCCGCGATGCTTGCTGTCGAGGCCGCCAAGACCGCGCAGGAAATCCACGGGACGCCCGATATCACCGCGGCGATGATGCGCGACGGGATGGAGGCGCTGGAGATGACCGAAGCGAAAATGGAGGCGCTGGGCGCTCCTGGTATCGGCCCGGAATTCACTGTCAGCTGTTCCGACCATGGCGGCTCGGGCATGGGCATTGTCCAGCAGTGGAACGCCTCCGACGGGGAATGGGGCGCACTGACCGACTATATCGCCCCCGACGACGAGATCATCCAGCCGCTCGTAGAGGAGGACTCGATGGCCTTCGCAGACGAGAACGACATCGAACTTCGCTGCGACTGA
- a CDS encoding ABC transporter ATP-binding protein has product MLDAGHTQETLLEVNNIEVIYNHVILVLKGVSLSVPKGGITALLGGNGAGKTTTLKAISNLLYSERGEVTKGSIVYRGQRVQDLGPSDLVKMGVIQVMEGRHCFEHLTVEENLLTGAYTRSDKAAIQTDLEMVYSYFPRLKERRKSQAGYASGGEQQMTAIGRALMSRPETILLDEPSMGLAPQLVEQIFEIVKSVNENEGVTFLLAEQNTNVALRYAHCGYILESGRIVMDGPAADLRENPDVKEFYLGMAEEGRKSFRDVRSYRRRKRWLS; this is encoded by the coding sequence ATGCTCGACGCTGGCCATACCCAAGAGACGCTTCTTGAGGTCAACAACATCGAAGTGATCTACAACCACGTGATCCTGGTGCTGAAGGGCGTGTCGCTTTCGGTGCCCAAGGGCGGCATCACCGCGCTTCTGGGGGGGAACGGCGCGGGCAAGACCACCACGCTCAAGGCGATCTCCAACCTTCTGTATTCCGAGCGCGGCGAGGTCACCAAGGGCTCCATCGTCTATCGTGGTCAGAGGGTGCAGGACCTCGGCCCGTCTGATCTGGTCAAGATGGGTGTGATCCAGGTGATGGAGGGACGCCACTGCTTCGAACACCTCACGGTGGAGGAGAACCTTCTGACCGGCGCCTATACCCGCAGCGACAAGGCCGCGATCCAGACCGATCTCGAGATGGTCTATTCCTATTTCCCCAGGCTCAAGGAACGCCGGAAATCCCAGGCGGGCTACGCCTCGGGCGGCGAGCAGCAGATGACGGCGATCGGGCGGGCGCTGATGTCCCGCCCAGAGACGATCCTGCTGGACGAGCCCTCGATGGGCCTCGCGCCGCAGCTCGTCGAGCAGATTTTCGAGATCGTCAAATCGGTGAACGAGAACGAGGGCGTTACATTCCTGCTGGCCGAGCAGAACACCAACGTCGCCCTGCGTTACGCCCATTGCGGCTACATTCTGGAATCGGGCCGCATCGTGATGGACGGCCCCGCGGCCGACCTGCGCGAGAACCCCGACGTCAAGGAGTTCTACCTCGGAATGGCCGAAGAGGGCCGCAAGAGCTTCCGTGACGTGCGCAGCTACCGCCGCCGCAAGCGGTGGCTGAGTTGA
- a CDS encoding phenylacetate--CoA ligase family protein, whose product MSAHFDSLETRSPDERSASIAQCLPAQIATAKGLPGYGAALAEVDPEEITGPEALTALPVLRKSTLAGAQGDRPPFGGFTAWPASRFDHVFQSPGPIYEPGCVSTNWWRLGRFLSACGVGHGDIVQNCFGYHLTPAGMIFENGARAVGAVVLPAGTGQTELQARAAHDIGVTVYAGTPDYLKVILDKADEMGLDLSRITRAAVSGGALFPSLRQEYADRGIACLQCYATADLGNIAYESPPPDFPANLPSGMIVDEGVIVEIVRPGTGDPLPDGEVGEVVVTTLNPDYPLVRFATGDLSAVLPGRSPCGRTNMRIKGWMGRADQTTKIKGMFVRPEQVADLVARHPEVARARVIAGRDGEMDTMTVQFETAATDAAAFEASVVEVLKLKGKVELVAPGTLPNDGKVIDDRRSYG is encoded by the coding sequence ATGAGCGCCCATTTCGACAGCCTCGAAACCCGTTCGCCCGACGAGCGTTCCGCCTCCATCGCCCAGTGCCTGCCCGCGCAGATCGCCACGGCGAAAGGTCTGCCGGGCTATGGCGCGGCCCTGGCCGAGGTGGACCCGGAAGAGATCACCGGGCCCGAGGCGTTGACCGCGCTGCCGGTCCTGCGCAAATCGACGCTGGCCGGCGCGCAGGGCGACCGGCCGCCTTTCGGCGGTTTCACGGCCTGGCCGGCTTCTCGATTCGACCACGTCTTCCAGTCCCCCGGACCGATCTATGAGCCAGGCTGCGTGTCCACCAATTGGTGGCGTCTGGGCCGGTTCCTGTCCGCCTGCGGGGTCGGCCACGGCGACATCGTGCAGAACTGCTTCGGCTATCACCTCACGCCTGCAGGGATGATCTTCGAGAACGGCGCGCGTGCGGTCGGCGCGGTGGTGCTGCCCGCCGGCACCGGCCAGACCGAGTTGCAGGCGCGCGCCGCCCATGACATCGGCGTCACAGTCTATGCCGGTACTCCCGATTATCTAAAGGTCATTCTCGACAAGGCTGACGAGATGGGGCTGGATCTGTCGCGCATCACGCGGGCTGCCGTCTCCGGGGGGGCGCTCTTCCCCTCGCTGCGCCAGGAATACGCGGACCGCGGGATTGCCTGCCTGCAGTGCTACGCCACGGCCGATCTGGGCAATATCGCCTATGAAAGCCCGCCGCCCGATTTCCCGGCCAATCTGCCCTCGGGCATGATCGTCGACGAGGGGGTGATAGTCGAGATCGTGCGCCCCGGCACGGGCGACCCCTTGCCGGACGGCGAGGTGGGCGAGGTCGTCGTGACCACGCTCAACCCCGATTACCCGCTGGTCCGGTTCGCCACAGGAGACCTCTCGGCGGTTCTGCCGGGCCGCTCGCCCTGCGGTCGGACGAACATGCGGATCAAGGGCTGGATGGGCCGCGCCGATCAGACAACCAAGATCAAGGGCATGTTCGTGCGTCCCGAACAGGTGGCCGATCTCGTCGCGCGTCACCCCGAGGTGGCGCGGGCGCGGGTGATCGCGGGGCGCGACGGCGAGATGGACACGATGACCGTTCAGTTCGAAACCGCGGCGACGGACGCCGCCGCATTCGAGGCGAGCGTTGTGGAGGTGCTGAAACTCAAGGGCAAGGTGGAACTCGTGGCGCCGGGCACCCTGCCCAATGACGGCAAGGTCATCGACGACCGGCGCAGCTACGGCTAG
- a CDS encoding alpha/beta hydrolase, with translation MTSPNGQHKSAHPYETFDRASRALLARAIGGSSPNAAFAAWADWASHLARAPGRQLELAEHAMRSAVKLATHAAAGGRTDPPFAPRRGDRRFDHPGWETPPFSLWKQGFLACQDWWEHATEPARGTDPHDAERVAFMARQALDVVSPSNAPLTNPEILQKTLESGGVNLARGASFLGRDITARLAGEGPRPPNGAYEVGRNLACTPGDVVYRNELFELIQYTPQTETVHPEPILIVPAWIMKYYILDLSPENSLIRYLVGQGFTVFAISWVNPTEANRNVSLDDYRRQGVMAALDAVTRIVPGRRVHSCGYCLGGTILAIAAATMARDGDDRLASITLLAAQTDFTEAGELMLFLDESQVAFLEDMMWDQGYLDQKQMAGAFRALRAEELIWSRYVRRYFLGEDEPDFDIAVWNADATRMPARMHSEYLRGLFMENRLTSGRFAVDGRVIALKDIDAPLFVIGTEKDHIAPWHSVYKVTLFTESELTFVLTRGGHNGGILSEPGHRGRHYRIGHRTAESTYMDPDTWFERHPAKEGSWWPEWSAWLAEKSGKEKGPPPSLGAPETELPPLGPAPGTYVFQK, from the coding sequence ATGACGTCACCCAACGGGCAGCACAAGTCCGCGCATCCCTACGAAACCTTCGACCGCGCCAGCCGGGCGCTTCTGGCGCGGGCCATCGGCGGGTCTTCTCCCAACGCGGCCTTCGCAGCGTGGGCGGACTGGGCCAGCCACCTTGCCCGCGCCCCGGGCCGCCAGCTGGAACTGGCCGAGCACGCCATGCGATCGGCTGTCAAGCTGGCGACCCACGCCGCGGCGGGCGGGCGGACCGACCCGCCCTTCGCGCCGCGCCGCGGCGACCGCCGTTTCGACCATCCGGGCTGGGAAACGCCGCCCTTCAGCCTCTGGAAACAGGGCTTTCTTGCCTGTCAGGACTGGTGGGAGCACGCGACCGAACCGGCGCGCGGAACCGACCCGCACGACGCCGAGCGCGTGGCCTTCATGGCGCGCCAGGCACTCGACGTCGTTTCGCCCTCGAACGCGCCGCTGACCAATCCCGAGATCCTGCAGAAGACCCTGGAAAGCGGCGGCGTCAACCTCGCCCGCGGCGCAAGCTTCCTTGGACGCGACATCACGGCACGTCTGGCCGGCGAGGGACCGCGCCCGCCCAACGGCGCCTACGAGGTGGGCCGCAACCTGGCCTGCACGCCGGGCGACGTGGTCTACCGCAACGAACTCTTCGAACTGATCCAGTACACGCCGCAAACCGAGACCGTTCACCCCGAGCCGATCCTGATCGTGCCGGCCTGGATCATGAAATACTACATCCTCGACCTGAGCCCCGAGAACTCGCTGATCCGCTACCTCGTCGGGCAAGGCTTCACGGTGTTCGCGATCTCCTGGGTCAACCCGACCGAAGCGAATCGCAACGTCTCGCTCGATGATTATCGGCGACAGGGGGTCATGGCCGCGCTGGACGCCGTAACCCGGATCGTGCCCGGCCGCCGCGTTCATTCCTGCGGCTATTGCCTGGGCGGCACGATCCTCGCGATCGCGGCGGCAACCATGGCACGCGACGGCGACGACCGGCTGGCCTCGATCACGCTGCTGGCCGCGCAGACCGATTTCACGGAGGCCGGCGAGTTGATGCTGTTTCTCGACGAAAGCCAGGTCGCCTTCCTCGAGGACATGATGTGGGACCAGGGCTATCTCGACCAGAAGCAGATGGCCGGCGCGTTCCGGGCGCTGCGGGCCGAGGAACTGATCTGGTCACGCTATGTCCGACGCTATTTCCTGGGCGAGGACGAGCCCGATTTCGATATCGCCGTCTGGAACGCGGATGCGACGCGCATGCCGGCACGCATGCACTCCGAATACCTGCGCGGCCTGTTCATGGAGAACCGGCTGACATCGGGGCGTTTCGCCGTCGACGGACGGGTGATCGCGCTGAAGGACATCGACGCGCCGCTCTTCGTGATCGGCACCGAGAAGGACCACATCGCCCCCTGGCACTCGGTCTACAAGGTGACGCTCTTTACCGAGTCCGAACTGACCTTCGTGCTGACCAGGGGCGGACATAACGGGGGCATCCTTTCCGAACCGGGCCACCGGGGCCGGCACTACCGGATCGGGCATCGCACGGCGGAATCGACCTACATGGACCCTGACACCTGGTTCGAGCGGCATCCCGCCAAGGAAGGCTCATGGTGGCCCGAATGGAGCGCCTGGCTGGCCGAGAAGAGCGGTAAGGAGAAGGGGCCACCGCCAAGTCTTGGTGCGCCCGAGACCGAGTTGCCGCCCCTGGGGCCGGCGCCCGGTACCTACGTGTTCCAGAAGTAA
- the ykgO gene encoding type B 50S ribosomal protein L36 has protein sequence MKVRNSLRSLKQRHRDCRVVRRKGRVYVINKTQRRFKARQG, from the coding sequence ATGAAGGTCCGCAACTCGCTCCGCTCGCTCAAGCAGCGTCACCGCGACTGCCGCGTTGTGCGCCGCAAGGGCCGGGTCTACGTCATCAACAAGACCCAGCGCCGCTTCAAGGCCCGTCAGGGCTGA
- a CDS encoding N-formylglutamate amidohydrolase, with protein sequence MSAYRLFRPEWPSTSVVFSSPHSGREYPWSFLRQTSLDERAIRSSEDAFVDLLFADAPTHGAPLIAANAPRAFVDLNRSAEELDPAVVEGARLAGHNPRISSGLGVIPRVVANGRAIYRGKIGLREAEARIATYWRPYHAELQGLLGRAQAHFGEAILIDCHSMPREAIESIAAGARQRPDVVLGDRFGASAEAELVDRVEAAFSAAGLRVGRNAPFAGAYITQRYGRPTRRQHAIQVEIDRSLYMDEAEVRPNRGFDDFRRLMGSVVADLAEIGRAKEVPLAAE encoded by the coding sequence GTGAGTGCCTACAGGTTGTTCCGGCCCGAGTGGCCGTCGACGAGCGTGGTGTTTTCCTCGCCCCACAGTGGGCGCGAATACCCGTGGTCGTTCCTCCGTCAGACGAGTCTGGACGAGCGTGCGATCCGGTCGTCGGAGGACGCCTTCGTCGATTTGCTGTTCGCCGATGCGCCGACCCATGGCGCACCGCTGATCGCGGCCAATGCGCCACGCGCCTTCGTCGATCTGAACCGGTCGGCCGAGGAACTGGACCCTGCGGTGGTCGAGGGGGCGCGGCTTGCGGGCCACAACCCGCGAATCAGTTCCGGCCTGGGGGTGATCCCGCGGGTCGTGGCGAATGGGCGGGCGATCTATCGCGGCAAGATCGGGCTGCGCGAGGCCGAAGCGCGGATCGCGACCTACTGGCGCCCCTATCACGCGGAATTGCAGGGGCTGCTGGGTCGGGCGCAGGCCCATTTCGGAGAAGCGATCCTGATCGACTGCCATTCGATGCCGCGCGAGGCGATCGAGAGCATCGCCGCGGGGGCGCGGCAGCGCCCCGATGTCGTGCTCGGCGATCGCTTCGGAGCCTCTGCAGAGGCCGAACTGGTCGACCGCGTCGAGGCGGCGTTCAGCGCAGCCGGTCTGCGCGTCGGCCGCAACGCGCCCTTCGCCGGCGCCTATATCACCCAGCGCTACGGGCGGCCCACCCGGCGCCAGCACGCCATTCAGGTCGAAATCGACCGCTCGCTCTACATGGACGAGGCGGAGGTGCGGCCGAACCGCGGATTCGACGATTTCCGGCGGCTTATGGGATCCGTGGTCGCCGACCTGGCCGAGATCGGGCGGGCAAAAGAGGTGCCGCTGGCCGCCGAGTGA
- a CDS encoding DNA polymerase IV, which translates to MPALCRDCLTAFDAGHRCPACGRLRVIAHPELFDLAIAHIDCDAFYAAVEKRDNPELRDKPVIVGGGRRGVVSTACYIARIRGVHSAMPMFKALALCPDAVVVKPRGAAYAEASRAIRAMMEELTPAVEPLALDEAFLDLSGTSRLHGAPPALLLARLVKRMEDELGLTGSVGLSHNKFLAKIASDLDKPRGFAVIGRAETERFLADKPVRMIWGVGASGQAALEKAGIRTFADLRRWDRQDLHARFGSMGDRLFRLARGEDARRVSPNAPVKSISNETTFSEDIADPDLLDGHIWRMAEKVADRAKAKGRAGRVVTLKLKRADHRLVTRRHALADATQIADRIYREARALFDRSGETGPVRLVGVGLSDIVPAAGADLSGDLLDPQAAARARAERASDAIRARFGAQAILKGRALR; encoded by the coding sequence ATGCCCGCCCTGTGCCGCGACTGCCTGACCGCGTTCGACGCGGGCCACCGCTGCCCCGCCTGCGGGCGGCTGCGCGTGATCGCTCACCCCGAGCTGTTCGACCTCGCGATCGCGCATATCGACTGCGACGCCTTCTACGCGGCGGTGGAAAAACGCGACAATCCCGAGTTGCGCGACAAGCCGGTGATCGTGGGCGGCGGCCGGCGCGGTGTCGTGTCGACCGCCTGCTACATCGCCCGCATCCGCGGCGTGCACTCGGCGATGCCGATGTTCAAGGCGCTCGCCCTCTGCCCCGACGCGGTCGTCGTGAAGCCCCGCGGGGCGGCCTATGCCGAAGCCTCGCGGGCGATCCGCGCGATGATGGAGGAGTTGACGCCGGCGGTGGAACCGCTTGCCCTCGACGAGGCGTTCCTCGATCTCTCGGGCACGTCCAGGCTGCACGGCGCGCCCCCCGCGCTCTTGCTCGCGCGGCTCGTCAAGCGCATGGAGGACGAGCTTGGTCTGACCGGGTCGGTCGGCCTGTCCCACAACAAGTTCCTTGCCAAGATCGCCTCCGATCTCGACAAGCCGCGCGGCTTTGCCGTGATCGGACGCGCCGAGACCGAAAGGTTTCTCGCCGACAAGCCGGTGCGAATGATCTGGGGGGTCGGGGCAAGCGGTCAGGCGGCGCTGGAAAAGGCGGGCATTCGTACCTTCGCCGATCTGCGGCGCTGGGATCGGCAAGACCTGCACGCGCGCTTCGGATCCATGGGCGACCGCCTGTTCCGCCTCGCCCGCGGCGAGGATGCGCGCCGCGTGTCGCCGAACGCGCCGGTCAAGAGCATCTCGAACGAGACGACGTTTTCGGAGGATATCGCCGACCCGGACCTGCTCGACGGCCATATCTGGCGCATGGCCGAAAAGGTCGCGGATCGCGCCAAGGCCAAGGGGCGGGCCGGCCGGGTTGTGACGCTCAAGCTCAAGCGCGCCGACCACCGCCTCGTGACCCGGCGCCACGCGCTGGCCGACGCCACCCAGATCGCGGACCGCATCTACCGCGAGGCGCGCGCGCTGTTCGACAGGTCCGGCGAAACCGGTCCGGTCCGGTTGGTGGGCGTGGGACTGTCGGACATCGTGCCCGCCGCGGGGGCCGATCTCTCGGGCGATCTGCTCGATCCGCAGGCGGCAGCGCGCGCCCGGGCCGAACGGGCCAGCGACGCGATACGCGCCCGGTTCGGCGCACAGGCGATCCTCAAGGGCCGCGCGCTGCGTTAG